The Schistocerca gregaria isolate iqSchGreg1 chromosome 1, iqSchGreg1.2, whole genome shotgun sequence genome includes a window with the following:
- the LOC126271889 gene encoding proton-coupled folate transporter-like: MKSTADVAAPKEAMSDEKRSVEDEPAEVSPPPAVKWWRIRPTVEPLVVLFMFSYMTTHSVVSGLFLDRVCGSSDPDVCTNEHRAYSSTLTTWKGIIEAVVPAAVSLFIGSWSDKFGRRPIFIWSFAGNAISYGLFSGLSAIPDLAAEWLLMPSIVATFSGGMMNLMAVANVYIADISPVGQKELRLGILDASMYSAQMVASGLSSPLYSGLNYHGMFALAAGLMLLCLLYSIFLLPETTAPYTPPQDESCGCCKGIFRPQLVRDALKTSLMKRPHHGRSAILIVIFVVVTGVLISQGEGIANYQFVNAKFHWTIDQNLLYGFFNNGTTAVGTLVGVMVFVRWLKLGDGWIALITFSCKIAASIIYAVSPESWFMFLGGAIGCFGALIWVLARAMLTRLVTKEEIGQVFALAVTLEALTPLAGPPIYNAVFNATIDYFPGAFHLLSAGIMALDLAVLLFAVYLNRGAKKEGQQRREEEATPLPA, encoded by the exons ATGAAGTCTACGGCTGACGTCGCAGCTCCGAAAGAAGCGATGTCTGATGAGAAGAGAAGCGTGGAGGATGAGCCTGCAGAAGTCTCTCCACCACCCGCAG TGAAGTGGTGGCGCATCCGCCCGACGGTGGAGCCGCTGGTGGTGCTCTTCATGTTCTCCTACATGACGACACACTCGGTGGTCAGCGGGCTCTTCCTGGATCGCGTGTGCGGTTCCAGCGACCCCGACGTGTGCACCAACGAGCACCGCGCCTACTCCAGCACGCTGACCACCTGGAAAGGCATCATCGAGGCAGTCGTGCCAGCCGCTGTGTCACTCTTCATCGGCAGCTGGAGCGACAAGTTTGGACGGCGTCCCATCTTCATCTGGTCCTTTGCCG GGAACGCCATCAGCTATGGCTTGTTCTCTGGACTGTCTGCGATTCCAGACCTAGCGGCAGAGTGGTTGTTGATGCCGTCCATAGTGGCCACCTTCAGTGGCGGCATGATGAACCTCATGGCTGTTGCCAATGTCTACATTGCTGACATCAGCCCTGTGGGGCAGAAGGAGCTCAG ATTGGGCATCCTGGACGCCTCGATGTACTCGGCCCAGATGGTGGCGTCTGGGCTGTCCTCGCCGCTGTACTCGGGCCTCAACTACCACGGCATGTTCGCGCTGGCCGCCGGCCTGATGCTGCTGTGTCTGCTCTACTCCATCTTCCTGCTGCCGGAGACCACTGCGCCCTACACGCCGCCTCAAGAC GAGAGCTGCGGCTGCTGCAAGGGGATCTTCCGCCCCCAGCTGGTGCGCGACGCGCTCAAGACGTCCCTGATGAAGCGGCCCCACCACGGCCGCTCAGCCATCCtcatcgtcatcttcgtggtcgtcACCGGTGTCCTCATCTCCCAAG GAGAAGGCATAGCCAACTACCAGTTCGTGAACGCCAAATTCCACTGGACGATAGACCAGAACCTTCTGTATGGATTCTTCAACAATGGCACCACTGCTGTAG GTACCTTGGTGGGCGTGATGGTGTTCGTGCGGTGGCTCAAGTTGGGCGACGGCTGGATAGCCCTCATCACCTTCTCCTGCAAGATCGCTGCCTCCATAATATATGCCGTATCACCAGAGTCCTGGTTTATGTTTCTGG GCGGAGCTATCGGTTGCTTCGGAGCCTTGATCTGGGTTCTGGCCAGGGCGATGCTGACGAGGCTGGTCACCAAGGAGGAGATAG GCCAGGTGTTTGCACTGGCGGTCACCCTGGAGGCGCTGACTCCTCTGGCGGGGCCTCCCATCTACAACGCCGTCTTCAATGCGACCATCGATTACTTCCCTGGAGCCTTCCACCTTTTGTCCGCGGGGATCATGGCGCTCGACCTCGCTGTGCTGCT GTTTGCGGTTTACCTGAACCGCGGAGCGAAGAAGGAGGGGcagcagcggcgggaagaggaggcgACCCCGCTGCCCGCGTGA